One genomic region from Paracoccus pantotrophus encodes:
- a CDS encoding DUF1491 family protein, producing MPEPRLAAGIWVAAYLRRLGLAGIPAYVTRHGDDTAGSVMVKCATLDRRASLWVREWDFETDRRLWLRLNEAGEPEIDAEIARNIARDPDLWVIEIESPDTRTLLDEDGLA from the coding sequence ATGCCTGAGCCGCGGCTGGCCGCCGGCATCTGGGTCGCGGCCTATCTGCGCCGGCTGGGTCTGGCCGGCATCCCGGCCTATGTCACCCGGCATGGCGACGACACCGCCGGCAGCGTCATGGTGAAATGCGCCACGCTGGACCGCCGCGCCAGCCTCTGGGTCCGGGAATGGGATTTCGAGACCGACCGGCGGCTCTGGCTGCGGCTGAACGAGGCCGGGGAGCCCGAGATCGACGCCGAGATCGCCCGCAACATCGCCCGCGACCCCGACCTGTGGGTGATCGAGATCGAGAGCCCCGACACCCGCACCCTGCTGGACGAGGACGGGCTGGCTTGA